ctgggggggatccaTGGGGGATCTATGGGCCGGGGGTCTGTGCCCCGCCCAccccggacgcctgggttccCCCCCATGACGTAATGGAGGCGGTGCTAAAACTCGATCGTTTATTGCTGGAGAGGCCGAGGAAGGGCCGCCCACCAGCCAATCCGCTTTCAGCTCCTCCGATTGGCTGCTGGCCCAGCCAACGGGGagagggaagcggggggggggtgggcggggagcCAGGCGACCATTGGCTGTCGCCCAGCAACTGCTGTGACGTCACCAAACTCAGCATCCCCCACGGcaccgggggggagggggaatcgTGCAGCAGCCAATCAGAAGGCGGGGGAAGGCCACACCCATTTTCTCATTATTGGCTGCTGCCCTTCACTGCTGCGCCCCAATCACGGTCCGGCGCGCAGGTGAGCGTGCACCCCCATTGGCCGGGAGCTCCACCAATAGGAGGCCGGCGACGGGGGAAGCTCCGCCTTTTAAAGGGGAAACGGGTCCCTCGGGAGGGGGGATGGCGGCGTCCCCGGGGGTCCCTCCGCCGTGGGTCCCGGACGCCggggtccctggggctccccccTCCGTGGGTCCCGGGCGCCCCCTCAGAGGGCCATGGAGGCCCAGGCGAGGATGAAGCAGGTCCCCCCCAGGGGCGCGGTGCGGTTGAAGCCTGGGTCCCCGCTGAGCCCGTGGTAGTAGAGGGGGAGGCAGAAGAGGCCGATCCCGGCGCAGAACAGAGACCCggcctggggggaggggggcgggggggggtcagcgggggcgggggggggggggggggggtcggggtcGGTGTGGGGGGAGGGGCGGACGCACCAGGGCGGGGCGGCGGCAGTGGGGGGCGGCCAGGAGCGCCAGGCTGTTCAGGAGGTGGAACCGGTTCGCCGTCTCGTAgagctgttgggggggggggaaggggtcagga
The Chroicocephalus ridibundus unplaced genomic scaffold, bChrRid1.1 SCAFFOLD_580, whole genome shotgun sequence DNA segment above includes these coding regions:
- the TMEM256 gene encoding transmembrane protein 256 translates to MAGAWGRVGALSGAAAMAAAAYGAHGLRRSDRDEYQKELYETANRFHLLNSLALLAAPHCRRPALAGSLFCAGIGLFCLPLYYHGLSGDPGFNRTAPLGGTCFILAWASMAL